A window from Bosea sp. ANAM02 encodes these proteins:
- a CDS encoding ABC transporter ATP-binding protein, translated as MGSLTFEGLGKSYGEVEVVRDVSLTIAEGEFVSLLGPSGCGKTTILRMVAGLVEPSRGRILIGSDDVTALPPNKRGLGLVFQSYALFPHMTVFENVAFGLRRRKVAGAELDKRVKEALGMVRLAAFGERYPRQLSGGQQQRVAIARALAPHPRVLLFDEPLSNLDAQLRDEMQIELKRLQRNLGITTLFVTHDQGEALSMSDRVGVMAKGVMQQFAAPEDIYHRPATGFVASFIGKPNRLAGSVAVREGAGGRLAVDGVEIPAARIDQPAGAKVDVVIRQEAVAIRSGAPQAGEIAGAIVLRSFSGARVQYVVRLAEGIEIVAETASHGAEAALAIGAPVALSIDPAAVFAMPPEGATP; from the coding sequence ATGGGCTCGCTGACCTTCGAAGGGCTGGGCAAGTCCTATGGCGAGGTGGAAGTCGTCAGGGACGTCTCCCTGACGATCGCCGAGGGCGAGTTCGTCTCGCTGCTCGGCCCTTCCGGCTGCGGCAAGACCACGATCCTGCGCATGGTCGCAGGGCTCGTGGAACCAAGCCGCGGGCGTATCCTGATCGGTAGTGACGACGTCACCGCCCTGCCCCCGAACAAGCGGGGCTTGGGCCTCGTCTTCCAGTCCTATGCCCTGTTCCCGCATATGACCGTGTTCGAAAACGTCGCCTTCGGCCTGCGCCGCCGCAAGGTCGCCGGCGCCGAGCTCGACAAGCGCGTCAAGGAAGCACTCGGCATGGTCCGGCTCGCGGCCTTCGGCGAGCGCTATCCGCGCCAGCTCTCCGGCGGCCAGCAGCAGCGCGTCGCCATCGCGCGGGCGCTCGCGCCGCATCCGCGCGTGCTGCTCTTCGACGAGCCGCTCTCCAATCTCGATGCGCAGCTGCGCGACGAGATGCAGATCGAACTGAAGCGCCTGCAGCGCAATCTCGGCATCACCACGCTCTTCGTCACCCATGACCAGGGCGAGGCGCTGTCGATGTCCGACCGCGTCGGTGTCATGGCCAAAGGCGTGATGCAGCAATTCGCGGCGCCTGAAGACATCTATCACCGCCCGGCAACCGGCTTCGTCGCGAGCTTCATCGGCAAGCCGAATCGGCTCGCCGGCTCCGTCGCGGTGCGGGAGGGAGCCGGCGGGCGCCTCGCTGTCGATGGTGTGGAGATCCCGGCCGCGCGCATCGACCAGCCGGCTGGCGCCAAGGTCGATGTTGTGATCCGGCAGGAAGCCGTCGCGATCCGCAGCGGAGCGCCGCAGGCCGGCGAAATCGCGGGCGCGATCGTCCTGCGCTCCTTCAGCGGCGCGCGCGTGCAATATGTCGTAAGGCTGGCGGAAGGCATCGAGATCGTCGCCGAGACCGCCTCGCACGGAGCGGAAGCCGCCCTCGCCATCGGCGCGCCGGTCGCGCTCTCGATCGACCCCGCCGCCGTCTTCGCGATGCCGCCGGAAGGCGCCACGCCATGA
- a CDS encoding ABC transporter permease has product MMSRRHGLLLIAPLLLVLAGFFLVPVLMLLPTSFGVYEPGAGLVKGAWSLKNYSQIVTDDYYREVIWRTLGLGLSVTLICLLLAYPLAYLIARGPERWRVPLILLVIFPMLLNLVVRSFGWIALLANRGLINNLLMQLGLTAAPVKLLFNFAGLFIGLTHIYLPFMVLMLVAAIRNVPRDVESAAATLGSSRAHVFMAVTLPLSAPGILAGSILVFVLTISALVTPRMLGGPTYQLMATLIYDEYMQLLDWPSGSALSFALTFMAVAIIWLSSRLTRRWAGMA; this is encoded by the coding sequence ATGATGTCGCGGCGGCACGGGCTCCTGCTGATCGCGCCGCTGCTCCTGGTGCTGGCGGGGTTCTTCCTCGTGCCGGTGCTGATGCTGCTGCCGACGAGCTTCGGCGTCTACGAGCCCGGCGCCGGCCTGGTCAAAGGCGCCTGGTCGCTGAAGAACTACAGCCAGATCGTCACCGACGATTATTATCGCGAAGTGATCTGGCGCACGCTGGGCCTCGGCCTCTCGGTGACGCTGATCTGCCTGCTGCTGGCCTATCCGCTCGCCTATCTGATCGCGCGCGGGCCGGAGCGCTGGCGCGTGCCGCTGATCCTGCTCGTCATCTTCCCGATGCTGCTGAACCTCGTGGTGCGCTCCTTCGGCTGGATCGCGCTGCTCGCCAATCGCGGTCTGATCAACAACCTGCTGATGCAGCTCGGCCTGACGGCCGCACCGGTGAAGCTGCTGTTCAACTTCGCCGGGCTCTTCATCGGGCTCACCCATATCTACCTGCCCTTCATGGTGCTGATGCTGGTCGCGGCGATCCGCAACGTGCCGCGCGACGTCGAATCCGCCGCCGCGACGCTCGGCTCCAGCCGCGCTCATGTCTTCATGGCGGTGACGCTGCCCCTGTCGGCGCCCGGCATCCTCGCCGGCTCGATCCTCGTCTTCGTGCTGACGATCAGCGCGCTGGTGACGCCGCGCATGCTGGGCGGGCCGACCTACCAGCTGATGGCGACGCTGATCTACGACGAATACATGCAGCTTCTCGACTGGCCGAGCGGCTCGGCGCTCTCCTTCGCGCTGACCTTCATGGCGGTGGCGATCATCTGGCTGTCGAGCCGGCTGACCAGGCGCTGGGCGGGCATGGCATGA
- a CDS encoding ABC transporter permease: MSDMSENRPGWGLTATAFTVVAFLQLPVIVVVLAAFSTTSYLTIPPQGLTLAWFGKVLSDPTYLSAIRMSLILACGSTIISLVLGVAAAYALFRKVLPGSEAVTSFLMAPLVMPAVVVGVALLQFYSMTGLRGSLVGLLLAHVVITVPYVVRSALASLSGLDLAVEEAARVLGASGFEAFRLVTLPLIAPGLVAGALFSFITSLDNVPVTIFLISASQTTLPVLIFSSVEMGIDPSVAAVSTLLILATGIVLLLAERRFGFHRFV, encoded by the coding sequence ATGAGCGACATGAGCGAGAACCGTCCCGGCTGGGGACTGACCGCCACGGCGTTCACGGTCGTCGCCTTCCTGCAATTGCCGGTGATCGTCGTCGTGCTCGCGGCGTTCTCGACAACCTCCTATCTCACCATTCCGCCGCAGGGGCTGACGCTCGCCTGGTTCGGCAAGGTGCTGAGCGATCCGACCTATCTCTCCGCCATCCGCATGAGCCTGATCCTGGCCTGCGGCTCGACAATCATATCGCTCGTGCTCGGCGTCGCCGCCGCCTATGCGCTGTTCCGCAAGGTTCTGCCGGGCTCGGAGGCAGTGACATCCTTCCTGATGGCGCCGCTGGTGATGCCGGCCGTGGTCGTCGGCGTCGCGCTCCTGCAGTTCTACAGCATGACCGGCCTGCGCGGCTCTCTCGTCGGGCTCCTGCTCGCGCATGTCGTCATCACCGTGCCCTATGTCGTGCGCTCGGCGCTGGCGAGCCTGTCGGGTCTCGACCTCGCCGTCGAGGAAGCCGCGCGGGTGCTCGGCGCCAGCGGCTTCGAGGCCTTCCGCCTCGTCACGCTGCCCTTGATCGCGCCGGGGCTGGTCGCCGGCGCGCTGTTCTCCTTCATCACCTCGCTCGACAACGTGCCGGTCACGATCTTCCTGATCAGCGCCAGCCAGACGACCCTGCCGGTGCTGATCTTCTCCTCGGTCGAGATGGGGATCGACCCCAGCGTCGCCGCCGTCTCGACCCTGCTCATCCTCGCCACCGGCATCGTGCTCCTCCTCGCCGAGCGCCGCTTCGGCTTCCACCGCTTCGTGTGA
- a CDS encoding polysaccharide deacetylase, translating into MPLTSRGFPLFLTFDLDAETMWTGRDPSYANRPILMSQGAYGWKVGTGRVLDLLDRYGIKATFFVPGLIIDQREGLMEEILKRGHEIAHHSYSHTWILNLSPEEEREEMEKGFQSIKRVSGRAPRGWRSPAAEISPITMPMLVEYGFDYSSNFFDDDSPYLHSVEGQETRIVELPFRWVLDDAPFFQYSIVLPGRTMQAPSALLEAWKGEFDVLYAEDRMMMVGMHPEMIGQPSRIKALEGLIEHALKHPNVWIGRCDEMVDDMRPGLEKARAEAKR; encoded by the coding sequence ATGCCGCTGACCTCCAGGGGTTTCCCGCTCTTCCTCACCTTCGATCTCGATGCCGAGACGATGTGGACCGGCCGCGACCCGTCCTATGCCAATCGCCCGATCCTGATGTCGCAGGGCGCCTATGGCTGGAAAGTCGGCACCGGCCGCGTGCTCGACCTGCTCGACCGTTACGGCATCAAGGCGACCTTCTTCGTGCCGGGGCTGATCATCGACCAGCGCGAAGGGCTGATGGAGGAGATCCTGAAGCGCGGCCACGAAATCGCGCATCACAGCTACAGCCATACCTGGATCCTGAACCTCTCGCCGGAAGAGGAGCGCGAGGAGATGGAGAAGGGTTTCCAGTCGATCAAGCGCGTCAGCGGTCGCGCGCCGCGCGGCTGGCGTTCGCCGGCGGCCGAGATCAGCCCGATCACCATGCCGATGCTGGTCGAATACGGCTTCGACTATTCCTCGAATTTCTTCGACGACGACTCGCCCTATCTCCACTCGGTCGAGGGCCAGGAAACCAGGATCGTCGAGCTGCCCTTCCGCTGGGTGCTCGATGACGCGCCCTTCTTCCAGTACTCGATCGTGCTGCCCGGCCGCACCATGCAGGCGCCCTCCGCCCTGCTCGAAGCCTGGAAGGGCGAGTTCGACGTGCTCTACGCCGAGGACCGGATGATGATGGTCGGCATGCATCCCGAGATGATCGGCCAGCCCTCGCGCATCAAGGCGCTGGAAGGCCTGATCGAGCACGCGCTGAAACATCCCAATGTCTGGATCGGCCGTTGCGACGAGATGGTCGACGATATGCGGCCGGGCCTGGAAAAGGCGCGCGCGGAGGCGAAGCGGTGA
- a CDS encoding SDR family NAD(P)-dependent oxidoreductase translates to MSGALAGRRILITGAAKGIGLATVERFILEGARVAALDRDVEALAALAGRFGANTFVPFRTDVSDPASVGTAVSNAATALGGLDGVVNSAGIDLIADIERMALADWNRVIAVNLTGPMLVAQAAYAHLRAAGGGTIVNVSSGAGLSPLKHRTAYCASKAGLQMAAKALAMEAAEFGIRVNTVCPGAVETELFRTSIDTAPDPVAAYEAVRARYALQRVASPDEIAAAILWLTSAESSYVTGTAIAVDGGRTFH, encoded by the coding sequence GTGAGCGGCGCGCTTGCCGGCCGGCGCATCCTGATCACCGGCGCCGCCAAAGGCATCGGGCTCGCGACGGTCGAGCGCTTCATCCTGGAGGGCGCGCGCGTCGCCGCGCTCGACCGCGATGTCGAGGCGCTGGCGGCACTGGCCGGGCGCTTCGGTGCGAACACGTTCGTACCCTTCAGGACCGATGTTTCCGATCCGGCTTCCGTCGGGACGGCCGTGTCCAATGCCGCCACCGCGCTCGGCGGGCTCGACGGCGTCGTCAACTCGGCCGGCATCGACCTGATCGCCGATATCGAGCGCATGGCACTGGCCGACTGGAACCGCGTCATCGCCGTCAACCTGACCGGCCCGATGCTGGTGGCGCAGGCGGCCTATGCGCATCTCCGGGCTGCGGGCGGCGGTACGATCGTCAATGTCTCATCCGGCGCCGGTCTCTCGCCATTGAAGCACCGCACCGCCTATTGCGCTTCCAAGGCCGGCCTGCAGATGGCGGCCAAGGCGCTGGCCATGGAAGCGGCGGAGTTCGGCATCCGCGTCAACACGGTCTGCCCCGGCGCGGTCGAGACGGAGCTGTTTCGCACCAGCATCGACACGGCGCCCGATCCGGTCGCCGCCTATGAGGCGGTGCGCGCCCGCTATGCGCTTCAGCGCGTCGCATCGCCGGACGAGATCGCAGCGGCGATCCTGTGGCTGACCAGCGCGGAATCCTCCTATGTCACCGGCACCGCCATCGCCGTCGATGGCGGCCGGACCTTCCACTAG
- a CDS encoding SDR family NAD(P)-dependent oxidoreductase, which yields MTSARFTARTVAITGAAHGIGAATARRFLDEGARVAVIDREADDFAESFADQPTDRLLTIAGDCTDAAVLADFHARTVAAFGPVDILFNNVGQSGRERAAQFHESAEEVWRFVLEVSLFTAMRMSRLVVPAMRERGGRIINMSSDAALVGDAGLTDYAAAKMGIIGFTRSLARELAPHRVTVNAVAPGAIRTRAHDRLTPAVIERIKATTPAGFIAEPEDVAGCVAFLASEDARYVTGQTLLIDGGRWMI from the coding sequence ATGACGAGCGCACGCTTCACGGCCAGGACCGTCGCCATCACCGGCGCCGCCCATGGCATCGGCGCGGCCACGGCGCGCCGCTTCCTCGACGAGGGCGCCAGGGTCGCCGTGATCGACCGCGAGGCCGACGATTTCGCGGAGAGCTTCGCCGACCAGCCGACCGATCGTCTGCTGACCATCGCCGGCGACTGCACCGATGCGGCCGTGCTCGCCGATTTCCATGCTCGCACCGTCGCGGCCTTCGGCCCTGTCGATATCCTCTTCAACAATGTCGGCCAGAGCGGTCGCGAGCGCGCAGCGCAGTTCCATGAATCGGCCGAAGAGGTCTGGCGCTTCGTGCTGGAGGTCTCGCTGTTCACGGCGATGCGGATGAGCCGGCTCGTCGTGCCGGCAATGCGCGAGCGTGGCGGCCGGATCATCAACATGTCGAGCGATGCGGCCCTCGTCGGCGATGCCGGCCTCACAGACTATGCCGCCGCCAAGATGGGCATCATCGGCTTCACCCGCTCGCTTGCCCGCGAGCTGGCGCCGCATCGTGTCACGGTCAACGCGGTCGCGCCCGGCGCCATCCGCACCCGCGCCCATGACCGGCTGACGCCGGCCGTGATCGAACGCATCAAGGCGACGACGCCGGCCGGCTTCATCGCCGAGCCCGAGGATGTCGCCGGTTGCGTCGCCTTCCTCGCCAGCGAGGACGCCCGCTACGTCACCGGCCAGACGCTGCTGATCGATGGCGGCCGCTGGATGATCTGA
- a CDS encoding amidase family protein, which translates to MTDIADLSAVDLAAAIRTKTISPVEAVAAALARIQEKAALNAFMAVCAERAHAEAEAAEAQVMRGESLGALHGIPFSVKDLTNTEGVATTQGSALFADNVPQADAVAVARARAAGAILIGKTTTPEFGHKPFTEGPFFGRTLNPASHDHTCGGSSGGAAVAVAAGMGQLALGTDGGGSIRIPAACCGVVGLKATLGAIPNLQAPDLFGANSFVGPMARDVADTALMFETLAGPDRRDPYGQAPAFPERRLGASEKPRIGFLLRCGNILDPEVEMAVVAAMKQAEALGWIVEPIELDLVSLEPHFLVFLRSLLLARLGSHAGRSPEKLDPSLLATIEAGRGYSAADLCQAQFARTDCFAKVQDILARFDLIASPTLSAPALPVGLDPLGEIEIAGQPAGTIRGAWYPYTFPFNLTGHPALSMPCGRNPAGLPIGLQLVAGWHADRYLLDVAARLQSALAG; encoded by the coding sequence ATGACCGATATCGCCGATCTCTCCGCCGTCGATCTCGCCGCCGCGATCCGCACGAAAACGATCTCGCCGGTCGAGGCGGTCGCGGCCGCGCTCGCCCGCATCCAGGAGAAGGCCGCGCTCAACGCCTTTATGGCGGTCTGTGCCGAGCGAGCCCACGCCGAAGCCGAGGCCGCTGAGGCCCAAGTGATGCGCGGAGAGTCGCTCGGCGCGCTCCACGGCATCCCGTTCTCGGTCAAGGACCTGACCAATACCGAGGGCGTCGCGACGACGCAGGGCTCGGCCCTGTTCGCGGACAACGTCCCGCAAGCAGATGCGGTCGCGGTCGCGCGCGCACGCGCTGCCGGCGCGATCCTGATCGGCAAGACCACCACGCCGGAATTCGGCCACAAGCCCTTCACCGAAGGCCCGTTCTTCGGCCGCACGCTCAATCCGGCGAGCCACGACCATACCTGCGGCGGCTCCTCTGGCGGCGCGGCGGTCGCGGTCGCGGCCGGCATGGGGCAGCTCGCGCTGGGCACGGATGGCGGCGGCTCGATCCGCATTCCGGCTGCCTGCTGCGGCGTCGTAGGCCTGAAGGCGACGCTGGGAGCGATCCCGAACCTGCAGGCGCCGGATCTCTTCGGCGCCAATTCCTTCGTCGGGCCGATGGCGCGCGATGTCGCGGACACCGCGCTGATGTTCGAGACGCTGGCCGGTCCCGACCGGCGCGATCCTTACGGGCAGGCACCCGCCTTCCCGGAACGCCGGCTCGGCGCAAGCGAGAAGCCGCGCATCGGCTTCCTCCTGCGCTGCGGCAATATCCTCGATCCCGAGGTCGAGATGGCGGTCGTTGCGGCGATGAAACAGGCGGAGGCACTCGGCTGGATCGTCGAGCCGATCGAGCTCGACCTGGTTTCGCTGGAGCCGCATTTCCTCGTCTTCCTGCGCTCGCTGCTGCTGGCCCGGCTCGGGAGCCATGCCGGGAGATCACCGGAGAAGCTCGATCCGAGCCTGCTCGCCACGATCGAGGCCGGGCGCGGCTACAGCGCCGCCGATCTCTGCCAGGCCCAGTTCGCGCGGACGGATTGCTTCGCCAAGGTTCAGGACATCCTGGCGCGCTTCGACCTGATCGCCTCGCCGACCCTGTCGGCGCCGGCCTTGCCGGTCGGGCTCGACCCGCTGGGCGAGATCGAGATCGCGGGCCAACCGGCCGGGACGATCCGCGGCGCCTGGTATCCCTACACCTTCCCGTTCAACCTGACCGGCCATCCGGCCTTGTCGATGCCATGCGGCCGAAACCCAGCGGGACTGCCGATCGGGCTCCAGCTCGTCGCCGGCTGGCATGCCGATCGCTATCTTCTCGATGTCGCGGCGCGCTTGCAGAGCGCCCTCGCCGGTTAA
- a CDS encoding alpha/beta family hydrolase: protein MFLFDGPDDADVTILLAHGAGAPMDSSAMTAAAKALAGAGFRVARFEFDYMAARRSGTSRPPPPRAEKLNPQYLTAIDALGASGTLIIGGKSMGGRVASMVADALFESGRIGGLLCLGYPFHPPGKPGQLRTVHLADLKTPTLIVQGTRDAFGTREEVSAYALSPAIDILWLEDGDHDLKPRKRISGFSTTDHLATMAAATVAWAGRLRQSGADP, encoded by the coding sequence ATGTTTCTGTTCGATGGCCCCGACGACGCCGATGTGACGATCCTGCTCGCGCACGGCGCCGGAGCCCCGATGGATTCGTCTGCGATGACGGCGGCCGCGAAAGCACTGGCCGGGGCAGGCTTTCGCGTCGCCCGCTTCGAGTTCGACTACATGGCGGCGCGGCGCAGCGGAACCTCGCGCCCGCCGCCGCCGCGCGCCGAGAAGCTGAACCCGCAATATCTCACCGCCATCGACGCGCTGGGCGCTTCGGGAACGCTCATCATCGGCGGCAAGTCGATGGGCGGCCGCGTCGCCAGCATGGTGGCTGACGCGCTCTTCGAAAGCGGCCGGATCGGCGGCCTGCTATGCCTGGGCTATCCCTTCCATCCGCCCGGAAAGCCCGGGCAGTTGCGCACCGTGCATCTCGCTGACCTGAAGACCCCGACGCTCATAGTGCAGGGAACGCGGGACGCGTTCGGCACGCGAGAGGAAGTCTCGGCCTATGCGCTTTCACCGGCGATCGATATCCTCTGGCTGGAGGACGGCGACCATGATCTGAAGCCGCGGAAGCGGATATCCGGCTTCTCGACCACCGACCATCTCGCCACCATGGCCGCGGCGACTGTCGCCTGGGCCGGGCGGCTCAGGCAGAGCGGGGCCGATCCTTAA